From Triticum aestivum cultivar Chinese Spring chromosome 7B, IWGSC CS RefSeq v2.1, whole genome shotgun sequence:
CCAAGTTGACTTGGCCTGCTAGTCACACCACACGCAAAGTAAGGGCCTCGATCGAATATTTCAGAAGAATTTAAGTTTGGAAGAACAGTTAGATAATCGCTTTTTTCGGGGACAAGAATGGGTATGAGATTAGTTAGGCCCCATGAGGCAATCAATGAAAACATTCGGAGAAAAGTCATGCCAAATGATACGGAAGAAAAAGCCATCTTCTAACGGAAATGTTCTCAATAATATACAGTCATAGTACAAGCCAGCAAATCCGATGTTTTAAACTCTGTACAGTTACATCCCTGGATTCAGTAATACATACAGTAACAGATGGATGTCGATCAAAGATAAGAGTAGGAAATTGATGGTTGGTTGGTGAAGAAGAAGACGACGACCATGTAGATGTAGCTcttaggaggaggaggagaaggagaagaaggagcgcTTGGTGGGCACCCTGCCGACGGCCTTCATGAAGTTGGCGAGGTCCATGACCCGGGCCGTCTTGGTcccgcgcgccgcctccgccgACGCCCGCTTCTCCTCCGCCTtccgccgcgcccgcgccacctcgttctgcgccttctccgtcgccttggcgcgctcctcctccagcttcctctgcAACACCCAAACCAACCAGGAATTCTTCATCTTACTTCTTGCTCGCATGGTGAGCAGGGATCGAACGAGAAGGAATCATTTAGGAGTACGTACCTCGATCTTGCTGAGGTAGGTGGCGGCCGTGTGGATCTGCTGGTTCTCCCACCCGTTGATCACCACCTCCTCCCGCTTAAACTTGTTGTTGATCTTGGCCACCTCCTCCGCCTGCCACGCCGCCAccttcgcctccgcctcctccttcttcacctgccgcacctccaccacctccgccgcgGGCGCGCACGAAGACGACGACGTTGGCGCCGGTGGTAGCGCGCCGCCGGTGTCCGCCACGATGGCCAGCGGGT
This genomic window contains:
- the LOC123161157 gene encoding remorin 4.1, with the translated sequence MSSSDPIDHMSVSERLQRLATPSAPAEDDVDVDADGDSTTYRDIHPSPAPAPLRQPSWDVASQRSLSSYSDEQFMSSSMGREFMAMADAGGAPADPCPGDSGAGNNDLQLARIGEHEPVPETETNPLAIVADTGGALPPAPTSSSSCAPAAEVVEVRQVKKEEAEAKVAAWQAEEVAKINNKFKREEVVINGWENQQIHTAATYLSKIERKLEEERAKATEKAQNEVARARRKAEEKRASAEAARGTKTARVMDLANFMKAVGRVPTKRSFFSFSSSS